In one Ornithinimicrobium pratense genomic region, the following are encoded:
- a CDS encoding alpha/beta fold hydrolase: MQTYTHDGLTFEVLDGGPRDGETVVLLHGFPQDASAYDEVTPLLHEHGLRTLAPHQRGYSRGARPRRASAYRVGVLMDDVVALLDAAGIRRAHVVGHDWGGAVAWALAQRRPDRVASLVVLSTPHPHALRWAAGRSDQAWRSSYMLGFQLPWMAERLLVRTVQGGGMVRRGVPTEHQRRYAARLRRPEDARGPLNWYRAPLRPRLRGARWHHLEGGDPGWAQAAVRVPTTFVWGRHDVYLGRSAAERTAAYVEADYRFVELDAGHWLPERAPEVVAREILARVRGTISR, translated from the coding sequence GTGCAGACCTACACCCACGACGGACTGACCTTCGAGGTTCTCGACGGGGGTCCCCGGGACGGGGAGACCGTGGTGCTCCTGCACGGCTTTCCGCAGGACGCGAGCGCCTATGACGAGGTGACGCCGCTGCTGCACGAGCACGGCCTGCGCACCCTGGCGCCCCACCAGCGGGGTTACTCCCGTGGTGCCCGCCCCCGGCGTGCCTCGGCATACCGGGTCGGCGTGCTGATGGACGACGTGGTGGCCCTGCTCGATGCTGCCGGCATCCGACGGGCGCACGTCGTGGGCCACGACTGGGGCGGAGCCGTCGCGTGGGCGCTGGCCCAGCGCCGACCCGACCGGGTGGCCAGTCTCGTCGTGCTGTCGACCCCGCACCCGCACGCGCTGCGGTGGGCCGCCGGTCGCTCGGACCAGGCCTGGCGCAGCAGCTACATGCTGGGCTTCCAGCTGCCCTGGATGGCCGAGCGCCTGCTGGTCCGGACGGTGCAGGGCGGCGGGATGGTGCGTCGGGGGGTGCCGACGGAGCACCAGCGCAGGTATGCCGCGCGGCTGCGGCGCCCGGAAGACGCGCGGGGCCCGCTGAACTGGTACCGCGCGCCGCTGCGGCCCCGCCTCCGCGGCGCCCGGTGGCACCATCTCGAGGGCGGGGACCCCGGCTGGGCCCAGGCCGCGGTGCGGGTGCCGACCACCTTCGTGTGGGGCCGACATGATGTTTATCTGGGCCGGTCCGCGGCGGAACGGACGGCAGCGTACGTCGAGGCTGACTACCGGTTCGTCGAGCTCGACGCCGGCCACTGGCTGCCCGAGCGGGCCCCGGAGGTGGTGGCCCGGGAGATCCTTGCCCGGGTGCGCGGGACGATCAGCCGCTGA
- a CDS encoding YjbQ family protein — translation MRSTTLSVRTGAEEVVHDLSGDCADFVRGHGDGLLHVFVPHATAGLAIIETGSGSDEDLLAALADLLPADDRWIHAHGTRGHGRSHVMPAFLPPYATVPVEDGRLMLGTWQSICLVDLNVDNAERSVRLDLLSG, via the coding sequence ATGAGGAGCACCACGCTCAGCGTGCGAACGGGCGCCGAGGAGGTCGTGCACGACCTTTCCGGCGACTGCGCCGACTTCGTGCGCGGCCACGGCGACGGCCTGCTGCACGTCTTCGTCCCGCACGCCACCGCAGGGTTGGCGATCATCGAGACCGGCTCCGGCTCGGACGAGGACCTGTTGGCCGCCCTCGCCGACCTGCTGCCCGCCGACGACCGCTGGATCCATGCGCATGGCACACGCGGTCATGGTCGCTCGCACGTCATGCCGGCGTTCCTACCGCCCTACGCCACGGTGCCGGTGGAGGACGGCCGGCTGATGCTAGGCACCTGGCAGAGCATCTGCCTGGTCGACCTCAACGTGGACAACGCCGAGCGCTCGGTGCGCCTAGACCTCCTCAGCGGCTGA
- a CDS encoding TIGR02206 family membrane protein, with protein MGDVSAPGGRHTCPVQHFFRHEVDPLVIGGPDHRTYLAFYLTLLVLLVSARDLARRREELVRRTLVLVSVAQQLVMYGVHLARGDRWAAALPLHVCRLCTLLGLVWLLTGEDWAMQVAFYLGLFAYGSLAYPYGIEPRDHVMGWSFVVNHSLTLLLPVYAGVVHGWRPHLRGLGWSYLAFLGYLAVADRTNRRTGGNYFYLQDRPVLRSLSHRRYLATAAAGAAGLFGAGYAVSRLWVRESSR; from the coding sequence ATGGGTGACGTGAGCGCGCCGGGTGGACGGCATACTTGCCCGGTGCAGCACTTCTTCCGGCACGAGGTGGACCCGTTGGTCATCGGTGGCCCCGACCATCGCACCTACCTCGCCTTCTACCTCACCCTGCTGGTGCTGCTGGTGTCGGCGCGCGACCTGGCGCGGCGCCGAGAGGAGCTGGTACGCCGGACCCTGGTCCTGGTGAGCGTGGCGCAGCAGCTGGTGATGTATGGCGTCCACCTGGCTCGCGGCGACCGGTGGGCCGCTGCCCTCCCGCTGCACGTGTGCCGGCTGTGCACGCTGCTGGGGCTGGTCTGGCTGCTGACCGGCGAGGACTGGGCGATGCAGGTGGCCTTCTACCTCGGCCTGTTCGCCTACGGCAGCCTGGCCTATCCCTATGGCATCGAGCCCCGGGACCACGTCATGGGCTGGAGCTTCGTGGTCAACCACAGCCTGACGCTGCTGCTGCCGGTGTACGCCGGGGTAGTGCACGGGTGGCGGCCCCACCTGCGTGGCCTGGGGTGGTCCTATCTGGCCTTCCTCGGTTACCTGGCCGTCGCGGACCGCACGAACCGGCGGACCGGGGGCAACTACTTCTACTTGCAGGACCGACCCGTCCTGCGCTCACTGTCGCACCGTCGCTACCTGGCGACCGCTGCGGCGGGTGCAGCCGGCCTCTTCGGGGCGGGGTATGCCGTCTCCCGGCTCTGGGTCCGCGAGTCTTCGCGCTGA
- a CDS encoding DUF5671 domain-containing protein: protein MILGLIPLLLLAAVVATAVLAVQRRGGSPQLTGNSVRQFFQYLILAGLLFAAGSGLTGLLGRLLDAAVDPEAALAWDDSLLALYLTFTVIALPLWGALAWWTRRRHRTDPREGRAALWTAYLTLVPVVSLLVVLSGWQATAVSLLHGPWRPGGLVQVLVWLAIWWLHRRWGQLSTAPGQLGLERLLGTFITLVAAAAGLVIVVGAALRELLGLTGTSMILTTVPEILQGVALLIGGGAFWVVYWLRDLARKPRDTGWLALVLLAGVGASLVAAVTAGSLLLWRLLIWLVGDPDAISAREHFLTAPAHLATIIVGILVWWYHQEVLAARRAAPRDEVRRVYEYLLSTVGLGAASAGVVMVLVTLVQALSAGTDLVVGGSPVNALLGALVLLGVGLPLWWWHWRLVQQARAQDPTTEVASPTRRFYRLVLFGLMGLAAVIALLTLVYFLLEDGLAGQLDAETLRRTRFAIGVLVTASLLSAYHWTVFRSDRGLVPEVRTGSSAAEGQASDRGDRRVLLVGAEGPDIVAELARRTGSRAQLVVRADDGAAPWSVDALVQAVDAAPAGDLVVVAGTDGLQVLPVRR from the coding sequence ATGATCCTGGGCCTGATCCCCTTGCTCCTCCTGGCGGCGGTCGTCGCGACCGCCGTCCTGGCCGTGCAGCGTCGCGGCGGGAGCCCCCAGCTCACCGGGAACTCGGTGCGGCAGTTCTTCCAGTACCTGATCCTGGCCGGCCTGCTCTTCGCCGCCGGATCCGGGCTGACCGGGCTGCTCGGTCGGCTCCTCGACGCCGCGGTGGACCCCGAGGCCGCCTTAGCCTGGGACGACAGCCTGCTGGCCCTGTACCTCACCTTCACCGTCATCGCCCTGCCGCTGTGGGGCGCCCTGGCCTGGTGGACCCGCCGCCGGCACCGCACGGACCCCAGGGAGGGACGGGCCGCGTTGTGGACGGCATACCTGACCCTCGTGCCCGTGGTCAGCCTCCTGGTGGTGCTCTCCGGTTGGCAGGCAACCGCTGTCTCACTCCTGCACGGCCCCTGGCGCCCGGGTGGGCTGGTGCAGGTGCTGGTGTGGCTGGCGATCTGGTGGCTGCACCGACGCTGGGGCCAGCTCAGCACGGCCCCCGGCCAGCTAGGTCTGGAGCGTCTCCTCGGCACCTTCATCACCTTGGTGGCCGCCGCGGCCGGCCTGGTCATCGTGGTGGGGGCCGCATTGCGGGAGCTGCTCGGCCTCACCGGCACCTCCATGATCCTGACGACGGTCCCAGAGATCCTGCAAGGGGTGGCCCTGCTCATCGGGGGCGGCGCATTCTGGGTGGTCTACTGGCTACGCGACCTGGCTCGAAAGCCCCGGGACACCGGATGGCTGGCCCTGGTGCTGCTCGCCGGGGTGGGGGCTTCCCTCGTCGCAGCCGTGACCGCCGGAAGCCTGCTGCTGTGGCGGTTGCTGATCTGGCTGGTCGGTGACCCAGACGCGATCTCGGCCCGGGAGCATTTCCTCACCGCACCTGCCCACCTGGCCACGATCATCGTGGGGATCCTCGTGTGGTGGTACCACCAGGAGGTGCTCGCGGCACGCCGTGCCGCGCCGCGCGACGAGGTGCGCCGGGTCTATGAGTACCTGCTGTCCACCGTTGGACTGGGGGCCGCCTCGGCGGGGGTAGTCATGGTGCTGGTCACGCTGGTCCAGGCTCTTTCCGCCGGCACCGACCTGGTCGTCGGTGGCTCCCCGGTCAACGCCTTGCTGGGTGCCCTCGTCCTGCTCGGGGTCGGCCTGCCCCTGTGGTGGTGGCACTGGCGCCTGGTCCAGCAGGCACGGGCGCAGGACCCGACCACCGAGGTCGCCTCCCCGACGCGACGGTTCTACCGGCTGGTGCTCTTCGGGCTCATGGGCCTGGCCGCGGTCATCGCCCTGCTCACCCTGGTCTACTTCCTCCTGGAGGACGGGCTGGCCGGCCAGCTGGACGCCGAGACGCTGCGCCGGACCCGGTTCGCCATCGGCGTCCTCGTCACCGCCTCGCTGCTCTCGGCCTACCACTGGACGGTCTTCCGCTCCGACCGGGGTCTGGTCCCCGAGGTGAGGACCGGCTCGTCCGCGGCCGAGGGCCAGGCGAGTGACAGGGGCGACCGTCGGGTGCTCCTCGTCGGTGCCGAGGGCCCGGACATCGTGGCCGAGCTGGCCCGGCGCACCGGCTCGCGGGCACAGCTGGTCGTCCGGGCCGACGACGGAGCCGCTCCGTGGTCGGTCGACGCCCTGGTCCAGGCGGTCGACGCCGCACCGGCCGGGGACCTGGTCGTGGTGGCCGGCACGGACGGGCTGCAGGTGCTGCCGGTCCGACGCTGA
- a CDS encoding DNA gyrase/topoisomerase IV subunit A, protein MARRTRRPDTSAPDLFDVEERIVEVDVQDEMEGAFLEYAYSVIYSRALPDARDGLKPVQRRILYSMHELGLRPDRAHVKCSRVVGEVMGKYHPHGDTAIYDAMVRMAQPFTMRLPLVDGHGNFGSLDDGPAASRYTEARMAPAALLMTASLDEDTVDFVPNYDEQLTQPGVLPAAFPNLLVNGATGIAVGMATNMPPHNLVEVIGAARHLIAHPEADLDALMRFVPGPDLPLGGRIVGLDGIREAYETGRGSFRTRASARIENVTARKKGIVVTELPYLVGAEKVIEKVKQLVQSKKLQGISDIIDLTDRTKGLQLVIEIKTGFNPEAVLEQLYKLTPMEESFGINNVALVDGQPRTLGLRELLQVYVDFRTDVVRRRTEHRLGKKKDRLHLVEGLLVAILDIDEVIQLIRSSDDARIAKERLIQVFDLSQVQADYILELQLRRLTKFSRIELEAERDELQREIERLETILADEQLLLRVVSEELAELAVQHGTPRRTVLLESAGGPGMSSAATLAAGKTPLDLEVADDACWVLLSSTGLVARTTTDDDLGTGGRRKKHDLITATVRTTARGEVGVVTSAGRVLRLSVLELPTLPPTAEAPSLSGGAPLTAYLDLPPDERALTLCTLDGQGPGLALGTRQGVVKRVNPDYPGNRSEFEVIGLKDGDTVVGAVELATGEESLVFITSDAQLLHYSAELVRPQGRAGSGVAGVKLAPGATAVSFTAVDPEAENVVVTVAGSAGAPPGTENGSVKVTDMWAYPSKGRATGGVRCHRFVRGEDALVLAWAGAAPARAASGNGVAVELPETGDKRDGSGTPAPAPIAALG, encoded by the coding sequence ATGGCCCGCCGCACCCGCCGTCCCGACACCTCTGCGCCGGATCTCTTCGACGTCGAGGAGAGGATCGTCGAGGTCGACGTCCAGGACGAGATGGAGGGTGCCTTCCTGGAGTATGCCTACTCGGTCATCTACTCCCGCGCGCTGCCCGACGCCCGCGACGGCCTGAAGCCGGTGCAACGACGGATCCTCTACTCCATGCACGAGCTGGGCCTGCGGCCCGACCGTGCGCATGTGAAGTGCTCGCGGGTGGTCGGTGAGGTCATGGGTAAGTACCACCCGCACGGGGACACCGCGATCTATGACGCCATGGTGCGGATGGCCCAGCCGTTCACCATGCGGCTACCGCTCGTCGACGGGCACGGCAACTTCGGCTCTCTCGACGACGGACCGGCCGCCAGCCGCTACACCGAGGCCCGGATGGCGCCGGCGGCGCTGCTGATGACGGCCAGCCTGGACGAGGACACCGTCGACTTCGTCCCCAACTACGACGAACAGCTCACCCAGCCCGGGGTCCTGCCCGCGGCCTTCCCCAACCTGCTGGTCAACGGCGCGACCGGCATCGCGGTCGGCATGGCGACCAACATGCCGCCGCACAACCTGGTCGAGGTGATCGGGGCCGCCCGGCACCTCATCGCCCACCCCGAGGCGGACCTGGACGCCCTGATGCGCTTCGTGCCCGGCCCGGACCTGCCCCTGGGCGGGCGGATCGTCGGGCTGGACGGCATCCGCGAGGCCTACGAGACCGGGCGCGGCTCCTTCCGCACCCGCGCCAGCGCCCGGATCGAGAACGTCACCGCCCGCAAGAAGGGCATCGTGGTCACCGAGCTGCCCTACCTGGTGGGCGCCGAGAAGGTGATCGAGAAGGTCAAGCAGCTAGTGCAGTCCAAGAAGCTGCAGGGCATCTCCGACATCATCGACCTCACCGACCGCACCAAGGGTCTGCAGCTGGTCATCGAGATCAAGACCGGCTTCAACCCCGAGGCCGTGCTCGAGCAGCTCTACAAGCTCACCCCCATGGAGGAGTCCTTCGGGATCAACAACGTCGCGCTCGTCGACGGCCAGCCCCGCACGCTGGGCCTGAGGGAGCTGCTCCAGGTGTATGTCGACTTCCGCACCGACGTCGTGCGGCGCCGCACCGAGCACCGGCTGGGCAAGAAGAAGGACCGGCTGCACCTGGTCGAGGGCCTGCTGGTCGCGATCTTGGACATCGATGAGGTCATCCAGCTCATCCGCTCCTCCGACGACGCGCGGATCGCCAAGGAACGGCTGATCCAGGTCTTCGACCTCTCCCAGGTCCAGGCCGACTACATCCTTGAGCTGCAGCTGCGCCGCCTGACCAAGTTCTCGCGCATCGAGCTGGAGGCCGAGCGCGATGAGCTGCAGCGGGAGATCGAGCGGCTCGAGACCATCCTCGCCGACGAGCAGCTGCTGCTGCGGGTGGTCAGTGAGGAACTCGCCGAGCTGGCGGTTCAGCACGGCACCCCCCGGCGCACGGTGCTCCTGGAGTCGGCGGGCGGACCGGGTATGTCGTCCGCCGCCACCCTGGCCGCCGGCAAGACCCCGCTCGACCTCGAGGTCGCCGACGACGCGTGCTGGGTGCTGCTGTCCAGCACCGGCCTGGTGGCACGGACCACGACCGACGACGACCTCGGCACCGGGGGCCGGCGCAAGAAGCACGACCTCATCACCGCCACGGTCCGCACCACCGCACGAGGGGAGGTCGGCGTGGTCACCTCCGCGGGACGGGTGCTGCGGCTGTCGGTGCTGGAGCTGCCCACCCTGCCGCCGACCGCGGAGGCGCCCTCCCTGTCCGGCGGCGCGCCGCTGACCGCCTACCTCGACCTGCCGCCGGACGAGCGGGCGCTGACCCTGTGCACCCTCGACGGGCAAGGACCGGGACTCGCCCTGGGCACGCGTCAGGGCGTGGTCAAGCGGGTTAACCCGGACTACCCGGGCAATCGGTCGGAGTTCGAGGTGATCGGGCTCAAGGACGGCGACACTGTGGTGGGCGCGGTCGAACTGGCCACCGGCGAGGAGTCGCTGGTCTTCATCACCTCCGATGCCCAGCTCCTGCACTACTCCGCCGAGCTCGTGCGGCCCCAGGGCCGGGCCGGCAGCGGGGTGGCCGGCGTCAAGCTGGCTCCGGGCGCTACGGCGGTCTCCTTCACTGCCGTCGACCCCGAGGCCGAGAATGTGGTGGTCACCGTGGCCGGCTCCGCGGGTGCGCCACCCGGGACCGAGAACGGCTCGGTCAAGGTGACCGACATGTGGGCCTACCCGAGCAAGGGTCGGGCCACTGGCGGCGTGCGCTGCCACCGCTTCGTCCGCGGAGAGGACGCGCTCGTCCTGGCCTGGGCGGGGGCCGCTCCCGCGCGGGCTGCCTCCGGCAACGGTGTCGCGGTGGAGCTGCCCGAGACGGGCGACAAGCGGGACGGCTCGGGCACGCCCGCGCCGGCACCGATCGCTGCCCTCGGCTGA
- a CDS encoding PadR family transcriptional regulator — MASTQALTQLRRGVLEHCVLALLRDEERYGYDLVTELSQTGLLASEGTIYPLLSRLRKEELVRTSWQESPSGPPRRYYALTDQGRAALAEFTRSWTDFRSSVDQILLRKDLR, encoded by the coding sequence ATGGCATCGACGCAGGCGCTGACCCAGCTCCGCAGAGGGGTTCTGGAGCATTGTGTGCTTGCCCTGCTGCGGGACGAGGAACGCTACGGCTACGACCTCGTCACCGAGCTTTCCCAGACTGGCCTGCTGGCCAGCGAGGGCACGATCTACCCGCTGCTCAGCCGCCTGCGCAAGGAGGAGCTGGTGCGCACCTCCTGGCAGGAGTCGCCCAGCGGACCGCCTCGGCGCTACTACGCGCTCACCGACCAGGGGCGGGCGGCGCTGGCCGAGTTCACCCGGTCGTGGACCGACTTCCGGTCCTCCGTGGACCAGATCCTGCTGCGAAAGGACCTCCGATGA
- a CDS encoding HAAS signaling domain-containing protein, translating to MMTALDHPLVQDYLDRLHAEAARLPVPEGRELQLQIREHLTEALPDEPSESEVRDVLDRLGDPAVLVDAAGGVTPGSGPGLRSDSDGPWREAGALVSLVGAGLLFWLPLVNLVLWVGGLVLLVLSRRWNVADKVWGAVVLGLGPLPFILLAGLSWTTSSEVCMSEGAAVNPDEGAAPPVVVTCTGGDGGLTPLNMVVWALTITYAVVYVWTLARLIRRAARPAER from the coding sequence ATGATGACTGCACTCGACCACCCGCTGGTCCAGGACTACCTAGACCGGCTGCACGCTGAGGCCGCGCGCCTCCCGGTACCCGAGGGTCGGGAGCTGCAGCTGCAGATCCGCGAACACCTCACCGAGGCACTGCCCGACGAGCCTTCCGAGAGCGAGGTGCGCGACGTGCTCGACCGGCTCGGTGACCCCGCCGTCCTGGTGGACGCGGCTGGGGGCGTCACGCCGGGGTCCGGACCTGGCCTCCGGTCCGACTCCGACGGCCCCTGGCGCGAGGCTGGGGCGTTGGTGAGCCTGGTCGGAGCCGGCTTGCTCTTCTGGCTGCCGCTCGTCAACCTCGTGCTGTGGGTCGGTGGCCTCGTGCTGCTCGTCCTTTCCCGCCGCTGGAACGTCGCCGACAAGGTGTGGGGGGCGGTCGTGCTCGGCCTGGGCCCTTTGCCGTTCATCCTCCTCGCGGGGCTTTCCTGGACCACCTCCAGCGAGGTCTGCATGTCCGAGGGGGCAGCGGTCAACCCGGACGAGGGCGCAGCACCTCCCGTGGTCGTCACCTGCACCGGCGGCGACGGCGGCCTGACCCCCCTCAACATGGTCGTGTGGGCCCTGACCATCACTTACGCCGTGGTCTACGTGTGGACGCTGGCGCGGCTGATCCGTCGGGCGGCGCGGCCGGCGGAGCGGTGA
- a CDS encoding cell wall-binding repeat-containing protein, whose product MERSSTHLTTRLVARLTAVLAGAALAVSPALVQAQPTPPAEQAAVQEPAGDLSFRVERLEGGDRYRTAARVSARFFTPRVPVAYVASGVNYPDALSAGPAAESRGAPVLFVRPGSVPEATAAELRRLQPGRIIVVGGSSAVNDGVLTELRALTTGTVTRLAGPDRYGTSVRISQDAFPGGADIVWVATGQAWPDALAAGAAAAVQDGPVLLTGRTSVPSAVRAEIARLKPSRILVAGAGGAVSDAVVQDLRSLAPTERISGTDRYATSVAISRRVFGTNRPGVHVATGHAYPDALAAVPTAGTTRGPVLLTRPGSLPGAVATELRRITPRTAYLLGGRGSMSLDIDRAVQRERGICWAGPTYPGNESQKVLTTVPGTTGKKVAFTLDMGGRLEGAEQIVDYLIANQVCTTFFPTSLSADSTQGRKVMAKIAAHPELFELGNHTVHHCDLVRGGGGSPTAAPCNRTMTDAFVRAELATAEPALERLAKMPIQPLWRPPYGAHDARVRSLAASVGYPVTVMWGRDTIDWDPATTAAQIVSRTTSPLPPSGTIVLAHLGGYKTSEALPQIVSTLRGAGYTLTTVSDMRDG is encoded by the coding sequence ATGGAACGCAGCAGCACCCACCTCACCACCCGGCTAGTCGCCCGCCTCACCGCCGTGCTGGCCGGCGCTGCCCTCGCCGTGAGCCCTGCTCTTGTCCAGGCGCAGCCGACCCCGCCGGCCGAGCAGGCCGCCGTGCAGGAACCTGCGGGAGACCTGAGTTTCCGCGTCGAACGTCTCGAGGGAGGCGACCGCTACCGGACCGCGGCCCGGGTCAGTGCCCGCTTCTTCACCCCCAGGGTTCCGGTGGCCTACGTCGCCAGCGGCGTCAACTACCCCGACGCGCTCAGCGCCGGACCCGCCGCCGAGAGTCGCGGCGCCCCCGTGCTCTTCGTCCGCCCCGGCTCGGTGCCCGAGGCCACGGCCGCCGAGCTGCGCCGTCTGCAGCCCGGGCGGATCATCGTCGTCGGCGGAAGCTCCGCCGTGAACGACGGCGTCCTGACCGAGCTGCGCGCCCTGACCACCGGGACGGTCACCCGCCTCGCGGGGCCCGACCGTTATGGCACCTCGGTGCGCATCAGCCAGGACGCCTTCCCTGGCGGGGCGGACATCGTCTGGGTGGCCACCGGCCAGGCCTGGCCGGATGCCCTGGCCGCCGGGGCTGCGGCCGCCGTCCAGGACGGCCCGGTGCTGCTGACCGGACGCACCTCGGTGCCGTCCGCGGTCCGCGCCGAGATCGCCCGCCTCAAGCCCAGCCGGATCCTCGTCGCCGGTGCCGGCGGCGCCGTCTCTGACGCCGTCGTCCAGGACCTGCGCTCCCTCGCGCCCACCGAACGAATCTCCGGCACGGACCGGTATGCCACCTCGGTCGCGATCTCCCGACGGGTCTTCGGCACCAACCGGCCCGGTGTCCACGTCGCGACCGGCCACGCCTACCCCGACGCGCTCGCGGCCGTGCCGACGGCAGGGACCACCCGGGGCCCGGTGCTGCTCACCCGCCCGGGGTCGCTCCCGGGAGCCGTGGCCACCGAGCTGCGGCGCATCACCCCGCGTACGGCATACCTGCTCGGCGGGCGCGGGTCGATGAGCCTCGACATCGACCGTGCGGTGCAGCGCGAGCGCGGGATCTGCTGGGCCGGTCCGACCTACCCCGGCAACGAGAGCCAGAAGGTCCTGACCACCGTCCCGGGCACCACCGGCAAGAAGGTCGCCTTCACGCTGGACATGGGTGGACGGCTGGAGGGTGCCGAGCAAATCGTGGACTACCTGATCGCCAACCAGGTGTGCACCACCTTCTTCCCGACCAGCCTGTCGGCCGACTCCACGCAAGGCCGCAAGGTGATGGCCAAGATCGCCGCGCACCCCGAGCTGTTCGAGCTGGGCAACCACACGGTCCACCACTGCGACCTGGTCCGCGGCGGGGGCGGGTCCCCCACCGCGGCGCCGTGCAACCGGACCATGACCGACGCCTTCGTCCGTGCCGAGCTGGCCACCGCAGAGCCGGCGCTGGAGCGCCTGGCCAAGATGCCCATCCAGCCGCTCTGGCGCCCGCCGTATGGCGCTCACGACGCCCGGGTGCGCAGCCTGGCCGCCAGTGTCGGCTACCCCGTGACGGTCATGTGGGGACGCGACACCATCGACTGGGACCCGGCCACCACGGCCGCCCAGATCGTCAGCCGCACCACCTCACCGCTGCCGCCGTCGGGCACCATCGTGCTGGCCCACCTCGGCGGCTACAAGACCAGTGAGGCGCTGCCGCAGATCGTCTCGACCCTGCGGGGAGCCGGCTACACCCTGACGACGGTGTCGGACATGCGGGACGGCTGA
- a CDS encoding ABC transporter permease: MSAQTSQRTRTARPEGATLGSWASDVRTVTWRNLIKFRRNPEILLFAVLQPIMFVLLFSQVYGGSIQIDGGVDYTQYLMAGIFGQTVLFGSTFSGYQMAQDLKEGMIDRFRTLPMHDSAVLFGRTNADLALNAVSMVIMMLTGFLVGWRFREGVLSLLAGVAILLLFSYAFSWVMTLLGIVVRTPEVINNASFMVLFPLTFISNAFVQASRLPGPLEFIANWNPVSALVQAARELFGNTGVDPAADTFPMQHPVLTVLLGSAVMLLVFVPLTVARFRKASSR; this comes from the coding sequence ATGAGCGCGCAGACCAGTCAGCGCACCAGGACAGCCCGGCCGGAGGGCGCGACCCTGGGCAGCTGGGCCAGCGACGTGCGGACGGTCACCTGGCGCAACCTGATCAAGTTCCGGCGCAACCCGGAGATCCTCCTCTTCGCCGTGCTGCAGCCGATCATGTTCGTGCTGCTCTTCTCCCAGGTCTACGGCGGCTCGATCCAGATCGACGGCGGCGTCGACTACACGCAGTACCTGATGGCCGGCATCTTCGGCCAGACTGTCCTGTTCGGGTCGACCTTCAGCGGCTACCAGATGGCCCAGGACCTCAAGGAAGGGATGATCGACCGGTTCCGCACCCTGCCGATGCACGACTCGGCGGTCCTCTTCGGCCGCACCAACGCCGACCTCGCCCTGAACGCTGTCTCGATGGTGATCATGATGCTCACCGGCTTCCTCGTCGGGTGGCGCTTCCGCGAGGGCGTGCTCTCCTTGCTCGCCGGGGTGGCGATCCTGTTGTTGTTCAGCTACGCGTTCAGCTGGGTGATGACGCTGCTCGGCATCGTCGTGCGCACCCCTGAGGTGATCAACAACGCCTCGTTCATGGTGCTCTTCCCGCTGACCTTCATCTCCAACGCCTTCGTGCAGGCCTCTAGGTTGCCGGGCCCGCTGGAGTTCATCGCCAACTGGAACCCCGTCTCGGCCCTAGTCCAGGCCGCGCGGGAGCTCTTCGGCAACACCGGTGTGGATCCAGCCGCGGACACCTTCCCCATGCAGCACCCCGTGCTCACCGTCCTGCTCGGGTCGGCGGTGATGCTGCTCGTGTTCGTGCCCCTGACGGTCGCCAGGTTCCGCAAGGCCTCCTCCCGCTGA